The DNA segment AGTCAGGAATCAGCTGTAAAAACAGCCCCTGCCTATCAAGTTCCTGTTGTCGATACTACAGGGGCAGGCGATGCCTTTAATGCCGGTCTTAGCTACGCTATTGGTATGGATAAGGATATTTCTGAAGCGGTAAGCTTTGCAAGTAAAGTGTCTGCTTTGTCTGTTACAAAGTTTGGTGCACAAGCCGGAATGCCTGATAGGAAAGCAGTTGAAGCGTTTGACACGCCCCCACTCAACAAAGATGGTAACTGATTTACTGATTAAATAATTATGCAGAGATTATTATTTTGGAGAGGTGACAACAATGGAACACGTTATTTTAGATGTCGATACGGGGATTGATGATGCACTGGCGATTGCGTATGCTGTCCATTCCCCTGAATTGAATATACTAGGAATCACCACGAGCTTTGGAAATGTTTCAGAAAAAGAGGCGACCCGAAATACACTCCAAGTTCTTGATGTGCTGAATGTTGAAAGCGAGATCCTAGTGATTCCAGGAGCAGATAAACCATTAGCTGGTACCCATATAAAAGCAAAAGCTACCAGCATCCACGGAGAAGACGGGCTTGGCAACAGTGGCTTACCACTTCCGGAACGCAAGCCATTACCGTCTGAAGCAGCCGACTTCATCATAGAACAAGTCAAACAACATCCACACCAGGTCACTGTTATAGCTGTGGGACCCCAGACCAATATTGCGACGGCGATTAAAAAGGATCCCGACATTGTCAACCTTGCCAAACGTGTTGTCATCATGGGCGGTGCCGTTACCGTTCCGGGAAATGTCACACCCCACGCAGAGGCAAATATATACGCCGACCCAGAAGCGGCTTCTGTTTTGTTTAAATCAGGCATGCCCGTGACACTCGTTGGTCTTGATGTGACCATGCAGACGCTACTAAGTTCAGAGCAAGTGAGCAAATGGAGTAACGTTAAATCGGCTTATAACGAATTTTTGCAAACCATCTGCAACTATTATATCGACGCCTATCATCAATTTGATTCCTCTTTAGGTGGTTGTGCCTTGCATGATCCGCTGGCTGTTGGGGTTCTGATCGATCCATCGTTTGTAAAAACTGTACCAATGCACGTTGAGGTTGACTTAGAACGGGGAGAGTCATTAGGGAATACTCATGAGGTTAAACAAGGAATGCGGAACGTCGATGTTTGTCTTGAAATCGATGTGGACCGGTTTGTATCCCATTTTTTGCAAAGAATTACCTGAAGGTCAGACATTATTATAAATGACTTGTTACTATTTCATTATCGTTGAAATAAAGATGAGTGTTTGTCAAT comes from the Halobacillus shinanisalinarum genome and includes:
- a CDS encoding nucleoside hydrolase, which produces MEHVILDVDTGIDDALAIAYAVHSPELNILGITTSFGNVSEKEATRNTLQVLDVLNVESEILVIPGADKPLAGTHIKAKATSIHGEDGLGNSGLPLPERKPLPSEAADFIIEQVKQHPHQVTVIAVGPQTNIATAIKKDPDIVNLAKRVVIMGGAVTVPGNVTPHAEANIYADPEAASVLFKSGMPVTLVGLDVTMQTLLSSEQVSKWSNVKSAYNEFLQTICNYYIDAYHQFDSSLGGCALHDPLAVGVLIDPSFVKTVPMHVEVDLERGESLGNTHEVKQGMRNVDVCLEIDVDRFVSHFLQRIT